In Antennarius striatus isolate MH-2024 chromosome 10, ASM4005453v1, whole genome shotgun sequence, one DNA window encodes the following:
- the mtnr1al gene encoding melatonin receptor type 1A-like, whose translation MRLDEPTHLPQLMSLEDHEPTMEGGTLGPHNATPAGEEGAPGPQQQSLPWVLTVLAGVLITTIVVDVIGNLLVVVSVFRNRKLRKAGNAFVVSLAVADLLVAVYPYPLVLTAIFHDGWIAGHAHCQISGFLMGVSVIGSIFNITGIAVNRYCYICHSLKYDKLFSNGNTACYVVLVWALTVLAIVPNWFVESLRYDPRVYSCTFAQSVSSLYTITVVVVHFILPIAIVSYCYLRIWILVIQVRRRVKPDSRPKIKPHDLRNFLTMFVVFVLFAVCWAPLNFIGLAVSLDARLNQAIPEWLFTASYFMAYFNSCLNAVVYGVLNHNFRKEYKRIVLIIFKFHC comes from the exons ATGCGACTCGACGAGCCCACGCACCTCCCGCAACTGATGTCCCTGGAGGACCATGAGCCCACTATGGAGGGGGGGACCCTGGGGCCCCACAACGCCACGCCGGCGGGAGAAGAGGGGGCCCCGGGCCCACAGCAGCAGTCCCTCCCCTGGGTGCTGACGGTGCTGGCCGGCGTCCTGATCACCACCATCGTGGTGGACGTGATCGGGAACCTGCTGGTCGTCGTGTCCGTGTTCAGGAACCGGAAACTCAGGAAAGCAG GAAACGCCTTCGTGGTGAGCCTCGCCGTGGCCGACCTGCTGGTTGCCGTCTACCCGTACCCGCTGGTCCTGACCGCCATCTTCCACGACGGCTGGATCGCCGGCCACGCCCACTGCCAGATCAGCGGCTTCCTGATGGGCGTAAGCGTCATCGGCTCCATCTTCAACATCACGGGCATCGCCGTCAACCGCTACTGCTACATCTGCCACAGCCTGAAGTATGACAAGCTGTTCTCCAACGGGAACACGGCGTGCTACGTGGTGCTGGTCTGGGCGCTCACCGTCCTCGCCATCGTCCCCAACTGGTTTGTGGAGTCTCTGCGGTACGACCCGCGGGTCTACTCCTGTACCTTCGCCCAATCGGTGAGCTCGCTGTACACCATCACAGTGGTGGTGGTGCACTTCATCCTGCCTATCGCCATCGTCAGCTACTGCTACCTGCGCATCTGGATCCTGGTCATCCAGGTGCGGCGGCGCGTCAAGCCCGACTCGCGCCCCAAGATCAAGCCGCACGATCTCCGCAACTTCCTCACCATGTTCGTGGTGTTTGTGCTCTTCGCCGTCTGCTGGGCGCCGTTGAACTTCATCGGCCTGGCGGTGTCGCTGGACGCCAGGCTGAACCAGGCGATCCCCGAGTGGTTGTTCACGGCGAGCTACTTCATGGCGTACTTCAACAGCTGCCTCAACGCCGTCGTCTACGGCGTCCTGAACCACAACTTCAGGAAGGAGTACAAGAGGATTGTCCTGATTATCTTCAAATTCCACTGCTGA